One window from the genome of Rhodopirellula halodulae encodes:
- a CDS encoding protein kinase domain-containing protein, whose amino-acid sequence MSNEKQAIAEDIFFDAIELPSEKREAFLQERCGDDATLLAIVRDLIAADEAAQGDPFLQSRFMPASPLMQMRGEEFGDTSDGVPTEYEAVRETARFEILSRHEEGGLGEVLVAHDRQLDREVAIKQIRPQWNGHEEANARFLREAELTGRLEHPGIVPVYAMGTWKDGRPFYAMRFIEGKTLREVIHEHREKLTALSPSDVSSVNEPTRALRDLLNRFVDVCNTIEYAHSRRIIHRDIKPANIMIGPYGETLVVDWGLAKQLDVPEVDGQTGVTDQSIATDSSTGSGSRNGSNHTRVGGTVGTPQYMSPEQAQGRTDEVGIATDVYLLGATLYQILTGSPPHQDDSVSQILHRIEQDQIVPPRQIDSNVPEPLQAICLHAMATRPADRYSKASELAADVERWLADEPVSVFHDPLPVRMGRWGRKHRTIVTSGAVAALLLMIGSVVGAGIWSYESSRRIAVERERNLKELELRIARSNRLNEIRNAVDSAWQVATREIEVNRFESALGVLQRALVTLEDQSEMESARERIAAKASRLQQLVTFYDQAEKSEQFGIMSRDTQGIMAASAALKSLNIWHQRDWWNHLPDEDLSPLQQEQLRWDAYQQWIVLNGLLVKTIGTRLFGVMQASESNSESNDRLWKAVLAMQTKAGIAEAEASKVVSQRIDLFRQAEAVRWYRGIANFRLGEGKWVKAEELNTARNAADAQKIGMMCLLSAMDPSFRVVFQDYKHRDAVTAGLELFERSASLRPNHYWTQLTLAHMQYFSAIQQPKLDWTSYSLAIQTFGRCIAINPENCFGYADRAALYRMQTDLLRDDETLDESTRDERVEDLLLWSMQDAEKAYRLADEQPWVGWVYGMTLAAIDQNERAIDVFLETCRQSLSLVPVMDSSLVAAEDLRGRSDAVRYAERMVELHPNEPIYRTLLASIHLTRQQNELAEEVLQTLFDSQSIQQLTPRLMAHTYAVRGMIELSREAIGNAADDFEKAIMLDAHHLWAVYGSAVCHDRLRQQQNALQLYQRASKLATISEHQAACWLGIGRSQAFLKQYDEAAESIRKAVELQPGCEVVAAIRPLYEQLKQWSKASHSKDEMRQLANWIKEINELPRATRVLIANQQMDEPYHAALLNGGFEQGGWNHWANDRGIAWINSPGYQGLASITSSLSHGGDHSLRIVGDRLPDEAKATTDATIGGRTRQIFPIPENSRCVVSLWAKADGLAEDALTVVVGGSEVPVSLTLDAGTYDWKQFSTEIYFDRSPDPTLTSFAMEIQIRSQGEGEIWLDDFDVMVFDVD is encoded by the coding sequence TTGTCGAATGAGAAGCAAGCGATCGCGGAGGACATTTTCTTCGACGCCATCGAATTGCCCTCCGAGAAACGCGAGGCTTTCTTGCAGGAACGATGCGGCGACGATGCGACGCTCCTGGCAATCGTTCGCGATTTGATCGCGGCGGACGAGGCCGCCCAAGGAGATCCGTTTTTGCAGTCTCGGTTCATGCCGGCGTCGCCATTGATGCAGATGCGGGGCGAGGAGTTCGGGGATACGAGCGATGGCGTTCCAACGGAGTACGAGGCCGTTCGTGAGACCGCTCGTTTCGAGATTCTCTCTCGCCACGAAGAAGGCGGCTTGGGTGAAGTTTTGGTGGCACACGATCGACAACTCGATCGGGAAGTGGCGATCAAGCAGATACGACCTCAATGGAATGGCCACGAAGAAGCCAACGCTCGGTTTCTTCGCGAAGCCGAATTGACTGGAAGGTTGGAGCATCCCGGCATCGTCCCCGTCTACGCGATGGGAACATGGAAGGACGGACGGCCGTTCTACGCGATGCGTTTCATCGAGGGAAAAACGCTCCGCGAAGTGATTCACGAACATCGTGAAAAGTTGACTGCTTTGTCACCGTCAGATGTTTCATCGGTGAACGAACCGACTCGTGCGTTGCGAGATTTGCTGAATCGCTTTGTCGACGTTTGCAACACGATCGAGTACGCCCACAGTCGCCGGATCATTCACCGCGACATCAAACCGGCCAACATCATGATCGGGCCGTATGGCGAGACGCTGGTGGTGGATTGGGGGTTGGCCAAGCAATTGGATGTACCGGAAGTTGATGGTCAAACCGGGGTGACGGATCAGAGCATCGCAACCGACAGTTCCACCGGTAGCGGTTCGCGAAACGGGTCCAATCACACGCGTGTCGGCGGCACAGTGGGGACGCCTCAATACATGAGCCCTGAACAGGCTCAAGGAAGAACGGACGAAGTCGGTATCGCGACCGACGTGTATCTGCTGGGGGCAACGCTCTATCAAATTTTGACAGGCTCGCCGCCTCATCAAGATGATTCCGTCAGCCAGATTTTGCATCGGATTGAACAAGACCAAATTGTTCCGCCGCGTCAGATCGATTCGAATGTGCCGGAGCCTTTGCAGGCGATCTGTCTGCACGCGATGGCGACTCGGCCGGCCGATCGGTACTCAAAGGCATCTGAATTGGCCGCGGATGTGGAACGATGGCTCGCTGATGAACCCGTGTCGGTTTTTCATGATCCGCTTCCAGTGCGGATGGGGCGTTGGGGGCGAAAGCATCGAACAATCGTGACCAGTGGGGCGGTTGCCGCCTTGTTATTGATGATCGGTTCCGTGGTCGGTGCGGGTATCTGGAGCTACGAAAGTTCTCGCAGAATCGCGGTCGAACGCGAACGGAACTTGAAGGAATTGGAGCTGCGAATCGCACGATCCAATCGGCTCAATGAAATTCGCAACGCCGTGGATTCGGCGTGGCAGGTCGCGACGCGAGAGATCGAGGTGAACCGATTTGAATCCGCGTTGGGTGTTTTGCAGCGGGCCCTGGTGACGCTGGAGGACCAAAGCGAAATGGAGTCGGCACGCGAACGCATCGCCGCGAAGGCTTCGCGATTGCAGCAACTGGTGACGTTCTATGACCAAGCGGAAAAGTCCGAGCAATTCGGCATCATGAGCCGCGATACTCAGGGCATCATGGCCGCCTCGGCGGCACTCAAGTCGTTGAATATTTGGCATCAGCGAGATTGGTGGAATCATTTGCCCGATGAAGACTTGTCACCACTGCAGCAGGAACAATTGCGATGGGACGCTTACCAACAATGGATCGTCTTGAATGGTTTGTTGGTGAAAACCATTGGCACGCGATTGTTTGGCGTGATGCAGGCATCGGAATCGAACTCCGAGTCCAACGATCGGTTGTGGAAAGCGGTGTTGGCGATGCAGACCAAAGCCGGAATCGCGGAAGCGGAAGCTTCCAAAGTCGTGAGTCAACGAATTGATTTGTTCCGGCAGGCCGAAGCGGTTCGCTGGTATCGTGGGATCGCGAATTTTCGTTTGGGCGAAGGCAAGTGGGTCAAGGCGGAGGAACTCAATACCGCTCGCAATGCGGCTGACGCGCAGAAGATCGGCATGATGTGTTTGTTGTCGGCGATGGACCCGTCCTTTCGAGTTGTCTTTCAAGACTACAAACACCGTGACGCGGTGACGGCGGGGTTGGAGCTTTTCGAGCGTTCCGCTTCGCTGCGCCCCAATCACTATTGGACGCAATTGACGCTCGCGCATATGCAGTACTTTTCGGCGATCCAACAACCGAAACTCGATTGGACGAGTTACTCGTTGGCCATTCAAACGTTTGGGCGATGCATCGCCATCAATCCGGAAAACTGCTTTGGCTACGCGGACCGCGCGGCGTTGTACCGCATGCAAACGGATTTGCTGCGAGACGACGAGACATTGGACGAATCAACCCGCGACGAACGGGTGGAAGACCTGTTGCTATGGAGCATGCAGGACGCGGAGAAGGCTTACCGATTGGCCGATGAACAGCCTTGGGTCGGTTGGGTGTATGGAATGACGCTAGCGGCGATCGATCAAAACGAACGTGCGATCGATGTGTTTTTGGAAACGTGTCGGCAGTCGTTGTCGTTGGTTCCTGTGATGGATTCATCGCTCGTTGCGGCGGAAGATTTGCGTGGACGATCGGACGCGGTTCGATACGCCGAGCGGATGGTTGAGCTGCATCCGAACGAACCGATTTATCGAACGTTGTTAGCATCCATTCATTTGACTCGTCAGCAAAACGAGTTGGCGGAGGAAGTCCTTCAAACACTGTTCGACAGCCAATCAATTCAACAACTCACACCGCGTTTGATGGCACACACCTACGCGGTCCGAGGAATGATTGAACTTTCCCGAGAGGCGATCGGAAACGCGGCGGACGATTTCGAAAAGGCGATCATGTTGGATGCGCACCATTTGTGGGCGGTTTATGGATCAGCCGTTTGTCATGATCGGTTGAGGCAACAACAAAACGCTTTGCAACTGTATCAACGAGCGTCCAAGCTGGCGACGATCAGCGAACACCAGGCGGCATGTTGGTTGGGAATCGGTCGGTCACAGGCGTTCTTGAAGCAATACGACGAAGCCGCCGAATCCATTCGCAAGGCAGTCGAGTTGCAACCAGGTTGCGAAGTGGTTGCTGCGATTCGTCCGCTTTACGAGCAACTAAAGCAATGGTCCAAGGCGTCTCATTCAAAGGATGAAATGAGACAGCTTGCCAATTGGATCAAGGAGATCAACGAGTTGCCCCGAGCGACTCGGGTGTTGATCGCGAACCAACAAATGGATGAGCCCTACCACGCGGCTTTGCTCAACGGTGGATTCGAACAGGGCGGATGGAATCATTGGGCCAACGATCGTGGCATCGCTTGGATCAATTCGCCTGGTTACCAGGGCCTCGCCAGCATCACGTCCTCTCTGTCGCACGGTGGCGATCACTCGCTGCGGATCGTTGGCGATCGGTTGCCAGATGAAGCGAAGGCAACAACCGATGCCACGATTGGTGGACGCACGCGGCAGATTTTTCCCATCCCAGAAAATTCACGATGCGTGGTTTCCTTGTGGGCCAAGGCGGATGGGTTGGCGGAGGATGCTTTGACCGTGGTGGTGGGCGGCTCGGAAGTGCCTGTTTCGTTGACGCTTGATGCGGGGACCTATGACTGGAAGCAATTCTCAACGGAAATTTACTTTGATCGGTCCCCCGATCCGACCCTGACCAGTTTCGCGATGGAGATTCAAATTCGGTCTCAGGGCGAAGGTGAAATCTGGTTGGATGATTTTGATGTGATGGTTTTCGATGTCGATTGA